The following coding sequences lie in one Globicephala melas chromosome 15, mGloMel1.2, whole genome shotgun sequence genomic window:
- the AP5Z1 gene encoding AP-5 complex subunit zeta-1 isoform X7, with protein MHHGTLHGTRPGSRRCCGLFSRSRQRAERQGSSPGGGGGGSGGGGSSSSGSGSGSSSSSSRRRMFTTGAESLLRQARAGPQPESRPVTAQGVVSRSLVAGLPTPSSLFRELRDEELGRLCARVCALLREEDWGPDAPDALRRLFLIVSATKYNRRLERPCLALLQTTLCSPTCPEQLQLLCAAVLREMSPCDSLSLSCDHIQNTRQLGLVASVLLAQGDQQQVRSLAQRVLKVLESRQPEGPSLRHLLPIVSKVTSLAPDALREEQTRALSKRLGDWLRYASVQQAVAHSSGGFFSTPRARQVRLGHSELRVPRLPQPAWPAGRHPLLLPGSRTSALSSLHSGMRGCLGSQPPSLWRALWVEARNTRAGTVFDRGLRFQLKCLRSRTLGGGGVPVVPEERGRPGRWLAPHAACSWPFPGPAAPADLPCLLQLGPVTEVDGAVATDFFTVLSTGQRFTEDQWLNVQAFSMLRAWLLDSGPGGSSAPDADDKSELEGSTLSVLSAASTAGHLLPPQQWLREKAFEYCQRLLEQSNRRALKKADSDLQKACLVEAVLVLDVLCQQDPSFLYRTLSCLKPLHTRLRGDPAWVRALLPVAQFFLHHGEAAAVDAEAVYQHLFTRIPAEHFHSPMLAFEFVQFCRDSLPLFGRNLGILRTSFPNLFKFLAWNSPPLTSDFVALLPSLVDAGTAVEMLHLLLDLPCLTAALDLQLRSLQAASERPPWDVSIRAPGCLEALRDSQVQGLFQHLLRAHASGTVERLTPLYRLLQPLAGCARVVQCAEAVPTLLRAFFSAVTQFADGALASQLALLLLERSDSLYQVPGYEAGVHRWVPPGGLRPSCGSMAQPWTGSLTPRALPLTAAVPQLPPTPAQPRHFLGHCTHPSLPTQAPLPRSLPERVSPLLKAQFMRAHPRSSPASSLVGQEVPGGAGTTFTSTWCSGASRHRPALLGTGRGAGVCVGQAQPTGPLVQGAELPVPGPVQAASSTGGRAGEGAAGVRGRPPQRRARAHIRGVGHRRVPVGVLGPALHRGADQQLLRSPGGPAL; from the exons GGCCGGTCCCCAGCCCGAGAGCCGTCCTGTCACAGCTCAGGGCGTCGTTTCCAGGTCCCTCGTCGCCGGGTTGCCGACGCCGTCGTCTTTGTTTAGGGAGCTCCGGGACGAGGAGCTGGGGAGGCTCTGTGCCCGGGTCTGTGCGCTACTGCGAGAGGAGGACTGGGGTCCCGACGCCCCGGACGCCCTGCGGAGGCTCTTCCTCATCGTCTCGGCCACGAAATACAACAGGAG gctggAGAGGCCTTGCCTGGCACTGCTGCAGACCACCCTCTGCTCGCCTACCTGCCCCGAGCAGCTCCAGCTGCTCTGCGCCGCTGTCCTGAGAGAGATGTCGCCCTGCGACAGCCTGAGCCTCTCCTGCGACCACATCCAGAATACGCGGCAGCTGGGCCTCGtggcctctgtgctcttggcccaG GGTGACCAACAGCAGGTCAGGAGCTTGGCCCAGCGCGTCCTCAAGGTCCTGGAGAGCCGCCAGCCCGAGGGGCCCAGCCTGAGGCACCTCCTCCCTATCGTGTCCAAGGTCACCAGCCTGGCCCCGGACGCCCTCCGTGAAG AGCAGACCAGGGCGCTCAGCAAGCGGCTGGGGGACTGGCTCCGCTACGCCAGCGTCCAGCAGGCGGTCGCCCACTCCTCCGGGGGCTTCTTCTCCACGCCTAGAGCCCGGCAGGTGAGGCTGGGGCACTCGGAGCTCCGTGTCCCCAGGCTGCCTCAGCCGGCCTGGCCTGCAGGCCGCCACCCGCTCCTCCTTCCTGGTTCCAGAACGAGCGCACTCTCCTCGCTCCACTCGGGCATGCGGGGGTGCCTTGGGTCACAGCCCCCGAGCCTGTGGCGCGCTCTGTGGGTTGAGGCCCGGAACACGCGGGCAGGGACCGTATTTGACCGAGGGCTGCGTTTTCAGCTCAAGTGCCTGCGCTCACGCACcctgggtgggggcggggtgccCGTGGTCCCGGAGGAGCGTGGACGGCCAGGGCGGTGGCTCGCGCCCCATGCCGCCTGTTCTTGGCCCTTCCCGGGCCCTGCAGCGCCGGCTGACCTTCCTTGCCTCCTGCAGCTGGGCCCTGTCACCGAGGTGGACGGGGCAGTGGCCACGGACTTCTTCACGGTGCTGTCCACGGGCCAGCGCTTCACGGAGGACCAGTGGCTGAACGTGCAGGCCTTCTCCATGCTGCGGGCCTGGCTGCTGGACAGCGGCCCTGGGGGCTCCAGCGCCCCGGACGCAG ACGACAAGTCGGAGCTGGAAGGCTCCACCCTGTCCGTGCTCTCGGCCGCCTCCACCGCCGGACACCTGCTGCCGCCCCAGCAATGGCTGCGGGAGAAGGCCTTCGAGTACTGCCAGCGCCTGCTGGAGCAGAGTAACCGGC gagCCCTGAAGAAGGCAGACTCAGACCTGCAGAAAGCA TGTCTGGTGGAGGCTGTGCTGGTGCTGGACGTGCTCTGCCAGCAGGACCCCTCCTTCCTGTACCGCACCCTCTCCTGCCTGAAGCCCCTGCACACGCGCCTGCGCGGGGACCCAGCCTGGGTGCGGGCGCTGCTGCCCGTCGCCCAGTTCTTCCTGCACCATG GGGAGGCCGCCGCAGTGGATGCGGAAGCCGTCTACCAGCACCTCTTCACCAGGATCCCCGCTGAACACTTCCACAGTCCGATGCTGGCCTTCGAGTTCGTCCAGTTCTGCAGGGACAGCCTGCCTCTGTTCGGCAGAAACCTTGGCATTCTCAGGACAAGCTTCCCCAACCTCTTCAAG TTCCTGGCCTGGAACAGCCCGCCCCTCACCTCTGACTTCGTGGCGCTGCTCCCATCGCTGGTTGACGCAGGGACGGCCGTGGAGATGCTCCACCTGCTGCTGGACCTGCCCTGTCTGACCGCAGCCTTGGACCTGCAGCTCAG GTCGCTGCAGGCTGCATCTGAGAGGCCGCCCTGGGATGTCTCCATCAGGGCCCCCGGCTGCCTGGAGGCCCTCCGGGACTCGCAGGTCCAGGGTCTTTTCCAGCACCTGCTGCGTGCCCACGCCAGCGGGACCGTGGAGAG GTTGACGCCGCTCTACCGGCTGCTGCAGCCCCTGGCCGGCTGCGCCCGGGTGGTCCAGTGCGCTGAGGCCGTGCCCACCCTGCTCCGGGCGTTCTTCTCGGCGGTGACACAG tTTGCTGACGGGGCCCTGGCCAGCCAGCTGGCACTGCTGCTCCTGGAACGAAGCGACTCGCTTTACCAGGTCCCAGGGTACGAAGCCGGTGTGCACAGGTGGGTCCCTCCTGGCGGGCTTCGCCCCTCCTGCGGCTCCATGGCCCAGCCCTGGACGGGTTCACTGACCCCGCGTGCTCTGCCCCTCACGGCAGCGGTTCCCCAGCTGCCACCAACCCCAGCCCAGCCTCGGCACTTTCTCGGCCACTGTACGCACCCTTCCCTGCCCACCCAAGCCCCTCTTCCACGGAGCCTTCCAGAACGTGTGTCCCCCTTGCTGAAGGCCCAGTTTATGCGGGCTCATCCCCGCTCCAGCCCAGCCTCTTCCCTGGTGGGGCAAGAGGTTCCTGGCGGGGCCGGGACTACCTTTACCTCCACCTGGTGCTCGGGGGCTTCCCGCCACCGCCCAGCTCTCCTCGGGACGGGCCGCGGGGCTGGGGTCTGTGTGGGGCAAGCACAGCCCACGGGTCCTCTCGTGCAGGGTGCTGAGCTCCCAGTTCCCGGCCCTGTGCAAGCTGCATCCTCCACTGGTGGTCGAGCAGGCGAAGGAGCTGCTGGAGTTCGTGGGCGGCCCCCGCAGCGGCGGGCACGTGCTCACATCCGTG GTGTGGGCCATCGGCGAGTACCTGTCGGTGTCCTGGGACCGGCGCTGCACCGTGGAGCAGATCAACAACTTCTTCGAAGCCCTGGAGGCCCTGCTCTTTGA
- the AP5Z1 gene encoding AP-5 complex subunit zeta-1 isoform X13, with amino-acid sequence MHHGTLHGTRPGSRRCCGLFSRSRQRAERQGSSPGGGGGGSGGGGSSSSGSGSGSSSSSSRRRMFTTGAESLLRQARAGPQPESRPVTAQGVVSRSLVAGLPTPSSLFRELRDEELGRLCARVCALLREEDWGPDAPDALRRLFLIVSATKYNRRLERPCLALLQTTLCSPTCPEQLQLLCAAVLREMSPCDSLSLSCDHIQNTRQLGLVASVLLAQGDQQQVRSLAQRVLKVLESRQPEGPSLRHLLPIVSKVTSLAPDALREEQTRALSKRLGDWLRYASVQQAVAHSSGGFFSTPRARQVRLGHSELRVPRLPQPAWPAGRHPLLLPGSRTSALSSLHSGMRGCLGSQPPSLWRALWVEARNTRAGTVFDRGLRFQLKCLRSRTLGGGGVPVVPEERGRPGRWLAPHAACSWPFPGPAAPADLPCLLQLGPVTEVDGAVATDFFTVLSTGQRFTEDQWLNVQAFSMLRAWLLDSGPGGSSAPDADDKSELEGSTLSVLSAASTAGHLLPPQQWLREKAFEYCQRLLEQSNRRALKKADSDLQKACLVEAVLVLDVLCQQDPSFLYRTLSCLKPLHTRLRGDPAWVRALLPVAQFFLHHGEAAAVDAEAVYQHLFTRIPAEHFHSPMLAFEFVQFCRDSLPLFGRNLGILRTSFPNLFKFLAWNSPPLTSDFVALLPSLVDAGTAVEMLHLLLDLPCLTAALDLQLRSLQAASERPPWDVSIRAPGCLEALRDSQVQGLFQHLLRAHASGTVESLLTGPWPASWHCCSWNEATRFTRSQGTKPVCTGGSLLAGFAPPAAPWPSPGRVH; translated from the exons GGCCGGTCCCCAGCCCGAGAGCCGTCCTGTCACAGCTCAGGGCGTCGTTTCCAGGTCCCTCGTCGCCGGGTTGCCGACGCCGTCGTCTTTGTTTAGGGAGCTCCGGGACGAGGAGCTGGGGAGGCTCTGTGCCCGGGTCTGTGCGCTACTGCGAGAGGAGGACTGGGGTCCCGACGCCCCGGACGCCCTGCGGAGGCTCTTCCTCATCGTCTCGGCCACGAAATACAACAGGAG gctggAGAGGCCTTGCCTGGCACTGCTGCAGACCACCCTCTGCTCGCCTACCTGCCCCGAGCAGCTCCAGCTGCTCTGCGCCGCTGTCCTGAGAGAGATGTCGCCCTGCGACAGCCTGAGCCTCTCCTGCGACCACATCCAGAATACGCGGCAGCTGGGCCTCGtggcctctgtgctcttggcccaG GGTGACCAACAGCAGGTCAGGAGCTTGGCCCAGCGCGTCCTCAAGGTCCTGGAGAGCCGCCAGCCCGAGGGGCCCAGCCTGAGGCACCTCCTCCCTATCGTGTCCAAGGTCACCAGCCTGGCCCCGGACGCCCTCCGTGAAG AGCAGACCAGGGCGCTCAGCAAGCGGCTGGGGGACTGGCTCCGCTACGCCAGCGTCCAGCAGGCGGTCGCCCACTCCTCCGGGGGCTTCTTCTCCACGCCTAGAGCCCGGCAGGTGAGGCTGGGGCACTCGGAGCTCCGTGTCCCCAGGCTGCCTCAGCCGGCCTGGCCTGCAGGCCGCCACCCGCTCCTCCTTCCTGGTTCCAGAACGAGCGCACTCTCCTCGCTCCACTCGGGCATGCGGGGGTGCCTTGGGTCACAGCCCCCGAGCCTGTGGCGCGCTCTGTGGGTTGAGGCCCGGAACACGCGGGCAGGGACCGTATTTGACCGAGGGCTGCGTTTTCAGCTCAAGTGCCTGCGCTCACGCACcctgggtgggggcggggtgccCGTGGTCCCGGAGGAGCGTGGACGGCCAGGGCGGTGGCTCGCGCCCCATGCCGCCTGTTCTTGGCCCTTCCCGGGCCCTGCAGCGCCGGCTGACCTTCCTTGCCTCCTGCAGCTGGGCCCTGTCACCGAGGTGGACGGGGCAGTGGCCACGGACTTCTTCACGGTGCTGTCCACGGGCCAGCGCTTCACGGAGGACCAGTGGCTGAACGTGCAGGCCTTCTCCATGCTGCGGGCCTGGCTGCTGGACAGCGGCCCTGGGGGCTCCAGCGCCCCGGACGCAG ACGACAAGTCGGAGCTGGAAGGCTCCACCCTGTCCGTGCTCTCGGCCGCCTCCACCGCCGGACACCTGCTGCCGCCCCAGCAATGGCTGCGGGAGAAGGCCTTCGAGTACTGCCAGCGCCTGCTGGAGCAGAGTAACCGGC gagCCCTGAAGAAGGCAGACTCAGACCTGCAGAAAGCA TGTCTGGTGGAGGCTGTGCTGGTGCTGGACGTGCTCTGCCAGCAGGACCCCTCCTTCCTGTACCGCACCCTCTCCTGCCTGAAGCCCCTGCACACGCGCCTGCGCGGGGACCCAGCCTGGGTGCGGGCGCTGCTGCCCGTCGCCCAGTTCTTCCTGCACCATG GGGAGGCCGCCGCAGTGGATGCGGAAGCCGTCTACCAGCACCTCTTCACCAGGATCCCCGCTGAACACTTCCACAGTCCGATGCTGGCCTTCGAGTTCGTCCAGTTCTGCAGGGACAGCCTGCCTCTGTTCGGCAGAAACCTTGGCATTCTCAGGACAAGCTTCCCCAACCTCTTCAAG TTCCTGGCCTGGAACAGCCCGCCCCTCACCTCTGACTTCGTGGCGCTGCTCCCATCGCTGGTTGACGCAGGGACGGCCGTGGAGATGCTCCACCTGCTGCTGGACCTGCCCTGTCTGACCGCAGCCTTGGACCTGCAGCTCAG GTCGCTGCAGGCTGCATCTGAGAGGCCGCCCTGGGATGTCTCCATCAGGGCCCCCGGCTGCCTGGAGGCCCTCCGGGACTCGCAGGTCCAGGGTCTTTTCCAGCACCTGCTGCGTGCCCACGCCAGCGGGACCGTGGAGAG tTTGCTGACGGGGCCCTGGCCAGCCAGCTGGCACTGCTGCTCCTGGAACGAAGCGACTCGCTTTACCAGGTCCCAGGGTACGAAGCCGGTGTGCACAGGTGGGTCCCTCCTGGCGGGCTTCGCCCCTCCTGCGGCTCCATGGCCCAGCCCTGGACGGGTTCACTGA
- the AP5Z1 gene encoding AP-5 complex subunit zeta-1 isoform X2, with translation MHHGTLHGTRPGSRRCCGLFSRSRQRAERQGSSPGGGGGGSGGGGSSSSGSGSGSSSSSSRRRMFTTGAESLLRQARAGPQPESRPVTAQGVVSRSLVAGLPTPSSLFRELRDEELGRLCARVCALLREEDWGPDAPDALRRLFLIVSATKYNRRLERPCLALLQTTLCSPTCPEQLQLLCAAVLREMSPCDSLSLSCDHIQNTRQLGLVASVLLAQGDQQQVRSLAQRVLKVLESRQPEGPSLRHLLPIVSKVTSLAPDALREEQTRALSKRLGDWLRYASVQQAVAHSSGGFFSTPRARQVRLGHSELRVPRLPQPAWPAGRHPLLLPGSRTSALSSLHSGMRGCLGSQPPSLWRALWVEARNTRAGTVFDRGLRFQLKCLRSRTLGGGGVPVVPEERGRPGRWLAPHAACSWPFPGPAAPADLPCLLQLGPVTEVDGAVATDFFTVLSTGQRFTEDQWLNVQAFSMLRAWLLDSGPGGSSAPDADDKSELEGSTLSVLSAASTAGHLLPPQQWLREKAFEYCQRLLEQSNRRALKKADSDLQKACLVEAVLVLDVLCQQDPSFLYRTLSCLKPLHTRLRGDPAWVRALLPVAQFFLHHGEAAAVDAEAVYQHLFTRIPAEHFHSPMLAFEFVQFCRDSLPLFGRNLGILRTSFPNLFKFLAWNSPPLTSDFVALLPSLVDAGTAVEMLHLLLDLPCLTAALDLQLRSLQAASERPPWDVSIRAPGCLEALRDSQVQGLFQHLLRAHASGTVERLTPLYRLLQPLAGCARVVQCAEAVPTLLRAFFSAVTQFADGALASQLALLLLERSDSLYQVPGYEAGVHRWVPPGGLRPSCGSMAQPWTGSLTPRALPLTAAVPQLPPTPAQPRHFLGHCTHPSLPTQAPLPRSLPERVSPLLKAQFMRAHPRSSPASSLVGQEVPGGAGTTFTSTWCSGASRHRPALLGTGRGAGVCVGQAQPTGPLVQGAELPVPGPVQAASSTGGRAGEGAAGVRGRPPQRRARAHIRGEAAAAPPQPACDVRACHRAEVLSPTQVWAIGEYLSVSWDRRCTVEQINNFFEALEALLFEVTQSRPSTTLPKCPPQVITVLMTTLTKLASRSQDLIPRVSLLLSKMRTLAQSPATGSTPGEEGVGAIHTRATELLNLLKMPSVAQFVFTPSVEVSEPRYHRDTNTALPLVLRTVSRLVEREAGLLPG, from the exons GGCCGGTCCCCAGCCCGAGAGCCGTCCTGTCACAGCTCAGGGCGTCGTTTCCAGGTCCCTCGTCGCCGGGTTGCCGACGCCGTCGTCTTTGTTTAGGGAGCTCCGGGACGAGGAGCTGGGGAGGCTCTGTGCCCGGGTCTGTGCGCTACTGCGAGAGGAGGACTGGGGTCCCGACGCCCCGGACGCCCTGCGGAGGCTCTTCCTCATCGTCTCGGCCACGAAATACAACAGGAG gctggAGAGGCCTTGCCTGGCACTGCTGCAGACCACCCTCTGCTCGCCTACCTGCCCCGAGCAGCTCCAGCTGCTCTGCGCCGCTGTCCTGAGAGAGATGTCGCCCTGCGACAGCCTGAGCCTCTCCTGCGACCACATCCAGAATACGCGGCAGCTGGGCCTCGtggcctctgtgctcttggcccaG GGTGACCAACAGCAGGTCAGGAGCTTGGCCCAGCGCGTCCTCAAGGTCCTGGAGAGCCGCCAGCCCGAGGGGCCCAGCCTGAGGCACCTCCTCCCTATCGTGTCCAAGGTCACCAGCCTGGCCCCGGACGCCCTCCGTGAAG AGCAGACCAGGGCGCTCAGCAAGCGGCTGGGGGACTGGCTCCGCTACGCCAGCGTCCAGCAGGCGGTCGCCCACTCCTCCGGGGGCTTCTTCTCCACGCCTAGAGCCCGGCAGGTGAGGCTGGGGCACTCGGAGCTCCGTGTCCCCAGGCTGCCTCAGCCGGCCTGGCCTGCAGGCCGCCACCCGCTCCTCCTTCCTGGTTCCAGAACGAGCGCACTCTCCTCGCTCCACTCGGGCATGCGGGGGTGCCTTGGGTCACAGCCCCCGAGCCTGTGGCGCGCTCTGTGGGTTGAGGCCCGGAACACGCGGGCAGGGACCGTATTTGACCGAGGGCTGCGTTTTCAGCTCAAGTGCCTGCGCTCACGCACcctgggtgggggcggggtgccCGTGGTCCCGGAGGAGCGTGGACGGCCAGGGCGGTGGCTCGCGCCCCATGCCGCCTGTTCTTGGCCCTTCCCGGGCCCTGCAGCGCCGGCTGACCTTCCTTGCCTCCTGCAGCTGGGCCCTGTCACCGAGGTGGACGGGGCAGTGGCCACGGACTTCTTCACGGTGCTGTCCACGGGCCAGCGCTTCACGGAGGACCAGTGGCTGAACGTGCAGGCCTTCTCCATGCTGCGGGCCTGGCTGCTGGACAGCGGCCCTGGGGGCTCCAGCGCCCCGGACGCAG ACGACAAGTCGGAGCTGGAAGGCTCCACCCTGTCCGTGCTCTCGGCCGCCTCCACCGCCGGACACCTGCTGCCGCCCCAGCAATGGCTGCGGGAGAAGGCCTTCGAGTACTGCCAGCGCCTGCTGGAGCAGAGTAACCGGC gagCCCTGAAGAAGGCAGACTCAGACCTGCAGAAAGCA TGTCTGGTGGAGGCTGTGCTGGTGCTGGACGTGCTCTGCCAGCAGGACCCCTCCTTCCTGTACCGCACCCTCTCCTGCCTGAAGCCCCTGCACACGCGCCTGCGCGGGGACCCAGCCTGGGTGCGGGCGCTGCTGCCCGTCGCCCAGTTCTTCCTGCACCATG GGGAGGCCGCCGCAGTGGATGCGGAAGCCGTCTACCAGCACCTCTTCACCAGGATCCCCGCTGAACACTTCCACAGTCCGATGCTGGCCTTCGAGTTCGTCCAGTTCTGCAGGGACAGCCTGCCTCTGTTCGGCAGAAACCTTGGCATTCTCAGGACAAGCTTCCCCAACCTCTTCAAG TTCCTGGCCTGGAACAGCCCGCCCCTCACCTCTGACTTCGTGGCGCTGCTCCCATCGCTGGTTGACGCAGGGACGGCCGTGGAGATGCTCCACCTGCTGCTGGACCTGCCCTGTCTGACCGCAGCCTTGGACCTGCAGCTCAG GTCGCTGCAGGCTGCATCTGAGAGGCCGCCCTGGGATGTCTCCATCAGGGCCCCCGGCTGCCTGGAGGCCCTCCGGGACTCGCAGGTCCAGGGTCTTTTCCAGCACCTGCTGCGTGCCCACGCCAGCGGGACCGTGGAGAG GTTGACGCCGCTCTACCGGCTGCTGCAGCCCCTGGCCGGCTGCGCCCGGGTGGTCCAGTGCGCTGAGGCCGTGCCCACCCTGCTCCGGGCGTTCTTCTCGGCGGTGACACAG tTTGCTGACGGGGCCCTGGCCAGCCAGCTGGCACTGCTGCTCCTGGAACGAAGCGACTCGCTTTACCAGGTCCCAGGGTACGAAGCCGGTGTGCACAGGTGGGTCCCTCCTGGCGGGCTTCGCCCCTCCTGCGGCTCCATGGCCCAGCCCTGGACGGGTTCACTGACCCCGCGTGCTCTGCCCCTCACGGCAGCGGTTCCCCAGCTGCCACCAACCCCAGCCCAGCCTCGGCACTTTCTCGGCCACTGTACGCACCCTTCCCTGCCCACCCAAGCCCCTCTTCCACGGAGCCTTCCAGAACGTGTGTCCCCCTTGCTGAAGGCCCAGTTTATGCGGGCTCATCCCCGCTCCAGCCCAGCCTCTTCCCTGGTGGGGCAAGAGGTTCCTGGCGGGGCCGGGACTACCTTTACCTCCACCTGGTGCTCGGGGGCTTCCCGCCACCGCCCAGCTCTCCTCGGGACGGGCCGCGGGGCTGGGGTCTGTGTGGGGCAAGCACAGCCCACGGGTCCTCTCGTGCAGGGTGCTGAGCTCCCAGTTCCCGGCCCTGTGCAAGCTGCATCCTCCACTGGTGGTCGAGCAGGCGAAGGAGCTGCTGGAGTTCGTGGGCGGCCCCCGCAGCGGCGGGCACGTGCTCACATCCGTGGTGAGGCAGCCGCTGCCCCGCCCCAGCCTGCATGTGACGTGCGGGCCTGTCACAGGGCTGAAGTGCTGTCCCCCACCCAGGTGTGGGCCATCGGCGAGTACCTGTCGGTGTCCTGGGACCGGCGCTGCACCGTGGAGCAGATCAACAACTTCTTCGAAGCCCTGGAGGCCCTGCTCTTTGAGGTCACCCAGTCGCGGCCCTCCACCACCCTCCCCAAGTGTCCTCCGCAGGTCATCACTGTGCTCATGACCACACTGACCAAGCTGGCCTCTCGGAGCCAAGACCTGATTCCCAG GGTCTCCCTGCTCCTGTCAAAGATGAGGACCTTGGCCCAGAGCCCAGCCACGGGCTCCACGCCCGGTGAGGAGGGCGTGGGAGCCATCCACACGCGGGCCACCGAGCTGCTGAACCTGCTGAAGATGCCCAGTGTGGCCCAGTTTGTGTTCACGCCCAGTGTGGAGGTGTCCGAGCCCCGCTATCACCGTGACACCAACACGGCCCTGCCCCTGGTCCTGCGTACGGTCAGCCGGCtggtggagagggaggcaggcCTCCTGCCGGGGTGA